A window of the Pseudomonas furukawaii genome harbors these coding sequences:
- a CDS encoding tripartite tricarboxylate transporter permease: MSEFDSLLQGMNLILTPGHIGLMVVGVLLGILVGVLPGLGAPNGVALLLPLTFTMEPVSAIILLSCMYWGALFGGSITSILFNIPGEPSSVATTFDGYPMARQGKAAEALTAAFTSALLGALVGVLLLTFLSTRLAEFAMRFSSPEFFAVYLLAFCTFIGMSKNPPLKTVVAMMIGFAMAAVGMDTVSGDLRLTFDQGWLLSGISFEVAVIGLFGIGEILCTVEEGLVFRGERARITPRVILQTWARLPRFWLSWLRSALVGCWMGITPGGPTAASFMSYSLARRFSKNRDNFGKGEIEGVIAPETADHAAGTSALLPMLTLGIPGSATAAVMLGGLMIWGLHPGPTLFVEQHDFVWGLIASMYLGNVVSLIVVLATVPLFASILRIPFSIIAPIIVMVCAIGAYSVHNSMFDVALMLGFGALGYLFKKLGYPIAPLVLAAVLGDKAEDAFRQSMLFSGGELSIFWSNPLVGSLTTAALVMLFWPVLARGVRALVGVKRIKVQRSVP; encoded by the coding sequence ATGAGTGAATTCGACTCCCTGTTGCAGGGCATGAACCTGATCCTCACCCCCGGCCATATCGGCCTGATGGTGGTCGGCGTGCTCCTTGGCATCCTGGTCGGCGTATTGCCCGGCCTCGGTGCGCCCAACGGCGTGGCGCTGCTGTTGCCGCTGACGTTCACCATGGAGCCGGTGTCGGCCATCATCCTGTTGTCCTGCATGTACTGGGGGGCGCTGTTCGGCGGTTCGATCACCTCGATCCTGTTCAACATCCCCGGCGAGCCGTCATCGGTGGCGACCACCTTCGACGGCTACCCCATGGCCCGCCAGGGCAAGGCAGCCGAAGCCCTGACCGCCGCCTTCACCTCGGCCCTGCTGGGGGCGCTGGTGGGGGTGCTGCTGCTGACCTTCCTGTCCACCCGCCTCGCCGAGTTCGCCATGCGATTCAGTTCGCCGGAGTTCTTCGCCGTCTACCTGCTGGCCTTCTGCACCTTCATCGGCATGAGCAAGAACCCGCCCCTGAAGACGGTGGTGGCGATGATGATCGGCTTCGCCATGGCCGCCGTCGGCATGGACACGGTCTCCGGCGACCTGCGACTGACCTTCGACCAGGGCTGGCTGCTGTCCGGCATCAGCTTCGAGGTGGCGGTGATCGGCCTCTTCGGTATCGGCGAAATCCTCTGCACGGTGGAGGAAGGCCTGGTGTTCCGTGGCGAGCGGGCGCGGATCACGCCCCGGGTGATTCTCCAGACCTGGGCCAGGCTGCCGCGCTTCTGGCTCAGCTGGCTGCGCAGCGCCCTGGTGGGCTGCTGGATGGGCATCACGCCTGGCGGCCCGACGGCGGCCTCGTTCATGAGCTACAGCCTGGCGCGGCGCTTCTCGAAGAACCGCGACAACTTCGGCAAGGGCGAGATCGAGGGTGTGATCGCCCCGGAAACCGCCGACCACGCCGCCGGTACCAGTGCCTTGCTGCCCATGCTGACCCTGGGGATTCCCGGCTCGGCGACCGCGGCCGTGATGCTGGGCGGCCTGATGATCTGGGGGCTGCACCCGGGGCCGACGCTGTTCGTCGAGCAGCACGACTTCGTCTGGGGCCTGATCGCCAGCATGTACCTGGGCAATGTCGTCAGCCTGATCGTGGTACTGGCCACGGTGCCGCTGTTCGCCTCGATCCTGCGCATCCCCTTCTCGATCATCGCCCCGATCATCGTGATGGTCTGCGCCATCGGCGCCTACTCGGTGCATAACTCGATGTTCGATGTGGCGCTCATGCTGGGCTTCGGTGCCCTGGGCTACCTGTTCAAGAAGCTCGGTTACCCCATCGCGCCCCTGGTGCTGGCGGCCGTGCTGGGAGACAAGGCCGAGGACGCCTTCCGCCAGTCCATGCTGTTCTCCGGCGGCGAGCTGTCGATCTTCTGGTCCAACCCGCTGGTGGGCAGCCTCACCACCGCCGCATTGGTGATGCTGTTCTGGCCGGTGCTGGCACGGGGCGTCAGGGCGCTGGTCGGCGTGAAGCGCATCAAGGTGCAGCGCTCGGTGCCCTAA